Proteins from one Drosophila gunungcola strain Sukarami chromosome 3R, Dgunungcola_SK_2, whole genome shotgun sequence genomic window:
- the LOC128256957 gene encoding uncharacterized protein LOC128256957 — MSQKHSKPNKVNKILVLRKMIGLQKKRPTVGNYVVPNNSALNLQHKPGVYDPTPNAMEKSTKCRYCENMAKNFLYLESLIRNNKDNDKTPKCSLCSSSLKYLEYVNRNIRQVFGNFDAIVQADRALAAKPAMMPKYSVAGPPEKVDQRAKGGALVALQKSAKSLKTKGSTLKSKSQEKGVKGQKSLKSLKSHKSTKSLKSTKSTKSRKTHKSALKLSKPSKGLAKSKSLGTKSLISHGKMILKRKFRNKVAGKLAGAKVVRSVSQYRSLASARSKLSKGSSPKKLAKQRSTGPPTSINWQLLKRNLPKRPTSVK, encoded by the exons ATGTCTCAG AAACATTCGAAGCCTAACAAGGTTAACAAAATTTTGGTATTACGTAAAATGATAGGCCTTCAAAAAAAGCGACCAACAGTCGGAAACTACGTAGTGCCCAACAATTCGGCCCTGAATCTGCAGCACAAGCCAGGCGTCTACGATCCCACGCCCAACGCCATGGAGAAGTCCACCAAGTGTCGCTACTGCGAGAACATGGCCAAGAACTTCCTGTACCTGGAGAGTCTGATCCGGaacaacaaggacaacgaCAAGACGCCCAAATGCAGTCTGTGCAGCTCGTCGCTCAAGTATCTGGAGTACGTGAACCGCAATATCCGTCAGGTTTTTGGCAACTTCGATGCGATTGTGCAGGCGGATCGCGCTCTGGCCGCCAAGCCAGCCATGATGCCTAAGTACTCGGTGGCCGGGCCCCCAGAAAAAGTTGATCAGCGTGCCAAGGGCGGCGCCCTCGTAGCGCTCCAAAAGTCTGCCAAAAGCCTCAAGACCAAGGGCTCAACTTTGAAGTCAAAGTCGCAGGAGAAAGGCGTTAAGGGCCAGAAATCATTGAAGTCGCTTAAATCGCACAAATCGACAAAGTCATTGAAGTCTACAAAGTCCACGAAGTCAAGAAAGACCCACAAGTCGGCCCTAAAGCTATCCAAGCCTTCCAAAGGACTGGCCAAATCGAAGAGCCTGGGAACCAAGAGTCTGATCAGCCACGGCAAGATGATACTGAAGCGCAAGTTCCGCAACAAAGTGGCCGGCAAGTTGGCCGGCGCCAAGGTGGTGCGCAGTGTTAGCCAGTACCGCAGCCTGGCCTCCGCCCGCTCCAAACTCTCGAAGGGATCGAGCCCCAAGAAGCTGGCCAAGCAGCGCTCCACCGGTCCGCCCACCAGCATCAACTGGCAGCTGCTCAAGCGGAATCTGCCCAAGCGGCCCACTTCTGTTAAATAG